AGCCGACCTTGACCCAGAGCGACGCGTCTGCATATGCCCAGGGTCTGCCCTCCGGATCGTAGTGGACCTCGCGGGCCTTGACCTTCCCATCGACCCTCACTCTCCTGACGTTCCAGAATCCGTTGCTCAACCCACAGCCTCCAGGGTCAAGCGGCCCCGTTCAGAAGGGCAGTCAGCGACTTCTCGAACCCCTCAAAAAGCGGCTCGATTATCGCCCTCTTGCCCGAGTCGAGGGTCTTGACAAGTTCCAACCTCAGCGCACGAATCGTCGCCACCACATCGCCGTTTCCATTCGACGCTGAGACCATCGGCGGAACACTTCCCGAGGACATGGCGTTCTCCACCCATTCCCTGCTTTCGGGGTCTATCCTGTCCCACTTCGCCTTGACCTTGCGGGGGTCCCGCAGGTCGTAGAGCTCCGTAATGTCCTTGGCCTTGTGCGCCAGCAGTATCCTTCTGTCGGTCAGGTCCAGCCCGAACTCGCTGGCATACGTGCCGACGGACTTCCTGAACCTGTGTGCCGTCAGGCGCTCCTTGACGCCCCTTTCCTCCAGTCTCGCCTCCACCCTTCTGAGTTGCTCCAGGACGTTGGCGCGGTTGCGCCGCATGTTCCTAACGTCCTCCACGTAGCCGCCCCCTTCTGGAGCGTCCAGGTAGGTGTATGGATAGACGCCGTTCTGGAATACGAAGTCGCTCTCGTAGTCGCGGTTCTCCAGGTGCTCCTTCCAGACCTCGGCGATGCGGCGGTGCATCGGGATCACGACGCGATATCCGCCCTTGATGACCGGAGTCAGGACCTCCTTGTCAAAGTCCACTTCCTTGACCAGAATCCCATACATCTGTGCCCTCATTCCCGTGTAGAGTAGTCCGATGACAAGCTGATATTCCTCCAGGGCGCACTCCTTGGCGGCTTCACAAATGTCTGGGATGATCTCCAACGGGTAAGGCTGATGCGGAGAAAGGGACCCTCTCACCTTCGGTCTCAGGTGGGTCTTCAGCTGAGCCACGAAATTAGGCCACCTGGAATGAGGATGCGCGTTCGCCAGGAACTTGTAGTATCTGATGACCCGCCCCTCGTAGACGCTGATGGTGCTCGTTTTGAGTCCGGACGCGAGAAGCTTCTTCTCGAAGTCCTTGAAGTCCTCGATCTGGACCCTGTCCCTGCGGACCTTTCGCTCCCGAAGGAAGTCCGCCCACCTTTGCAGGGTCTCAACCGTTCCCTTCTGGGTCATCGGCGTGATCTGAAGGTTCCCCTCGGTCAGTTGCAGGAACTCCTCCACCATCTTCATGCAGGTTCCTCCTCGGTGAAGCTGTCCAGTGTGCCAGGGTTCTCCTTCGTTTCCTTCCTGACCTTCTCCAGCACCGCGGTCTTGACCAGTCCGTAGATACTGGTCTTCTCCTGTTCAACGTAGCGCTGGACCTCCTCAAATTCCTCGTCGCTCACTCCTCCACGCAACCATCTTACCATAGTTATCGTCAAGGATACAGCGTACTCTGTATTTAATATATGCCGTACGTTTCACAGCGTAGCATTGAACCTTGAGCAAAGGTTGATATGCACTACAGCGTATCCGATAGCTGTGAAATGGCTAAGAACCGCGGTGAATCAGGCCGAGTTCGAGGCGATCCACAAGATATCCGAGGAACAGGGAATCAGTATCTATGCACTGCTGAAGAAGGCCCTTTTCCGGTATCTTCTGGTCCTCACTGACAAAGTACCTGACAATCTGAGTAATGGTCTTCTGGTCGTCACTGAGAAGGCGGCTGACAAGCTAGGTGATAGATTTCCGGTCCTCACTGACAAGGTAGCTGACGCATTTGACGACGACAAGCTAGCTCATTGGGGAGAAAGTTTCGCTCGCAGATTGCTGGAGGCCGAGAAAGAGAGAGAGGA
The sequence above is drawn from the Candidatus Thermoplasmatota archaeon genome and encodes:
- a CDS encoding site-specific integrase; this translates as MKMVEEFLQLTEGNLQITPMTQKGTVETLQRWADFLRERKVRRDRVQIEDFKDFEKKLLASGLKTSTISVYEGRVIRYYKFLANAHPHSRWPNFVAQLKTHLRPKVRGSLSPHQPYPLEIIPDICEAAKECALEEYQLVIGLLYTGMRAQMYGILVKEVDFDKEVLTPVIKGGYRVVIPMHRRIAEVWKEHLENRDYESDFVFQNGVYPYTYLDAPEGGGYVEDVRNMRRNRANVLEQLRRVEARLEERGVKERLTAHRFRKSVGTYASEFGLDLTDRRILLAHKAKDITELYDLRDPRKVKAKWDRIDPESREWVENAMSSGSVPPMVSASNGNGDVVATIRALRLELVKTLDSGKRAIIEPLFEGFEKSLTALLNGAA